Genomic window (Pirellulaceae bacterium):
CTGCAACAGGTGTGTACGGTTGCCTTGAACCTGTTTCGACAATTGGCGATTTACCTAACGCCCGTCCTTCCACAACTCGCCAAACAAACGGGTGAATTGCTCAATGATCCGATTCATCGTTGGGATCAATCACAAACCCCCCTGACAGGCACGCCCGTCCAGAAATTCAAGCACTTGATGCAACGTGTTGATATCAAAAAGGTACATGAGATGATCGAAGAAAGTAAACAAACCGAAGACGTATCGGATGGGGCAACGGATACGTTTCAGGACAGCGACCAACCTCTTAAAGATGAACCGCTTGTCGAACAGATTACGATCGACGAATTTGCGAAAGTTGATCTGCGTGTCGCACGCATTGTTCAAGCAGCACACGTAGAAGAGGCCAGGAAGTTGCTCAAGCTGACGGTCAGCCTCGGTGGAGACGAACAACGAACCGTCTTCGCAGGCATCAAACAAGCTTACGAGCCCGAAACGCTCGTGGGACGACTGGTGGTCGTGGTGGCCAATTTAGCTCCCCGAAAAATGAAGTTTGGCACCAGTGAAGGAATGGTGATTGCCTCGGGACCAGGAGGTTCTGATGTATTTTTGCTTGGCGCTGATGAAGGCGCCCTGCCCGGCCAGCGAGTCCACTAACAGACAAAAACAGCCCGTTTTTTCCGCTTTCCCCCCTGAGTCGGACCGAAGCAGCTTCCACCCAGCTCTCTGGCCATTGACCAACTTGCGGAGATTTCGGTAGGCTAATCGATCTGGGGGACGATCGGGCCTGACGGGTTCGTCTTGGTCCCTTTGGTTTCCTGCCCCACCGGATCGGCTGAACTGCATGCGTGCGGTCGCAACTTGGACGGGGATCGACTCGGTTGTCGAAACGACTTTTTTCCGACCGAACCCAGGTGGTGGATTTGACTCACAACCGATTCACAAACCGATTTGAAGCAGGCACATTTTTTACCCGATGACCGTAATCGCACAGATGATTGCTGACCGACTGATTCTGCGTCCCAGTCAGCACTCAATCTCGACGACCGAAAAAAGCCGCCAGATGCTCCCATTTGGCCGTGGCTCCATTGAAACATGGATGCAACGCGTCGGCACCAATCGCCCCAAAGAGGTTGATGTCTTCGTTCTCAAATTCTCGGGGACCGCCGGTCGAGCAGAGCGAGCGACCTATCATCCGCTGGATTACTGGACCAACCTGCGAGCGGAGTTATGGTCAGTGAACCCTCCGGGCTACGGCAGCAGTTCAGGAACCGCAAGTCTCAAAACACTGGCGGAATCAGCGCGTTGCGTCTACTCGGAAATCAAGGCTGTCGCGCAAGATCGTCCGATCGTGATCATGGGCAACAGTCTCGGCACGGTGTCCGCCTTACATTTGGCAAGCCAGTATGACGTCGCCGGCCTGATTCTACGAAACCCGCCTCCCTTGCGTCAGCTAATCATGGGGCGACACGGTTGGTGGAATCTTTGGCTCGGCGCTACGATTATCTCCAGGAAAGTACCGCCTCAATTGTGCAGCATTCAAAACGCACAAGCTTGTCGGTGTCCGGCCGTTTTCTTGACTTCTCGCCAAGATGAGACCGTACCCGCCGTTTACCAAGACAAGGTCATCCAGGCTTATGGCGGTCCACGAAGGATCGTTAACCTCAGAGAAGCGGACCATGCGACAAGTCTAAACCTAGTTGAGCAGCGCGAATACAGTCGAAATCTCGAATGGATTCGCCACGCAGCGATTCCCGGGCCCCCCTGTGATCTTTCTGTAACACGGGCGGCCGGCTATCCAGCTCAATTTGAAGACGGCAGATCATCGAGTGTCGATCGCCACAAAGTGACGCGTTGAAATATCTGTCGGGCAGTGTCTCGAATCGAAGACGTCGCACAGCGGATGCCAGCGGGAAGATGTTTTTCTCCCAAGCCACCGCCAAGCAGCAGCGAGGTCACCTGAGCTCGACTTGTCACGATCTGGCTCCGAGCCGCCTTGATTGGCGATATTCGCAAGCCACGGCGTCCTTTTCCTTGAATCATCACTGACTCGTCACCCAGCTTCAACCCAAGCTTTGTGTCACCCAACTGTTTTCCAAGCTGACCTTGAGCATGCAAACAGATCAGATCCAGCAACGATCGTGGATCAACGACAAAGACAGCTTGTACCGATCGGCTTGTCGAAAGCTCGTCCGACTGCAAACCGAACAGGTGGCGTAAAGCCTTAACCGTTGAGTTGTTGATGGGCGGCTGAAACAAGCGAATACGATGCACGTCCCGTTCGATCGCATCCGCAGCCACTCGCTGAACCAAACGAACGGCCGCCTCAGGTCGATCCGGCTTGACCATCAATTCGACAATGTGGCTCCCGCGGACAAACGCATATCCAAGAATATCCTGCTGATGCAGTGATTCCTGCTCATCGTTTTCGGCATCCGCCGAAACTACGACAAGGATTTCGTCATACCCACGCCGGATCAGCAGCCAGTGCCAATATTCATCTTCGCGTAACGGCGTCCCCTGACATTGACGCGTATTTTCTTCGTAGATTTCCATGAGTGCTTGCTGCTCAACATAGCGCCAAGGTCGCACTCGTAATTGCCTTATATCAGCAGACCTTTCTACCTGTACCGCGCAGTTAGCAAGCAGATCACGTGGCGACCCTTCCAGACAACAAACATCGCCATTGGCGACCCAACCAGAATCCCCCGAAACGGCCGCACCATGCATCCTTGAAGTCAGCAATACGGCACCCTGATCGAGTGCTTGTTGTTTGGCTGCCGCTAAAAAGCAGGACCGATGGGTCTCCGTGGCATCATACTCTGGCAACAAAGCAAATTCAGAAAGATCACAGGTCGGAAGCCAAGTTTGGTGGAGTCGCAGTAGACGTGGAGTGAGTCGAATGTGACCAATTAGATCGTCACCATGCTTCAACAGCAAACGCTGTGACGGATCGTAATCCGGACGATCAAGATTGAGCTGGAATTCCGCTTCGCTTGGCGAATGCAGTAGCGACAACAGGAGAGCGTGAATTGACAGGTGATCGCCCGCCCGTCCCTGCAAAACTTGAATCGCTGGCTGAACACTAACGCCCGAATGATTGCGAGTCTCGCGGGAACGCGAAAAACTCCTGGTCGACAACCGCTGTCCAGCGCGGGGATGAGCTAATGCAACGCGATGAGGTAAAATAGAAGAAGTCTGCAAACTCATTGTGACGAATCCCTTCCTATTTCAGGCGAGACACGGGCGACCCGAACTGGACACACCACGGCTGTACTCGCGTGCAATGCGCTGCGTTGCCGTCTTCAATCACTTCCACGAAAACGGCTCGCAGATCCTTCCCTGGGTTCCGGTTGAGCTGCTGACACACAAGAGAAAATCGTCTGGACCGGATCCACGCAGCCCTTTTTAGATGGTTATGCGCCAGATAGCAAGCATTCACTCAAACCATCCCGAATCTGACTCAAAGGAAACAAACAGAATGAATAGTCCCGAGAGGCCAAAATCGACTGATTTCGGAGAGCTTGCGTCGCCCTCGTTAACTCCGCCTCAATGGCCATTACGTCCTCCTTCAAAAAGACGCGTAGGGCTGAGTTCGCCGCTTCAATTTCATCATGTCGTTGTTTGCGTTGACCGCGCGGCAACTGCTGCTGAATCCAGTGACATTTTTGAGCAACAAGGCGAGATACCTGATCGTTCTCATGCAACCTGGAAGGTAAACAGCGTTCCGGATGAAACCGCAACTCGTGCAAACGCTGCTTCAGTTCCGAGGGCGGAACGGCGGGAACCCGCACTCCCTGGATCGGCAATCGCAAGGTGGAAGTCGCGGTCAGATAGCCGGGCGCATCAACTTGAAAGAGTCTCAAAATCAAGAGATCCGTAAGTTCGTCATAGTTGCCACCGCCAATTCCATGCAAAAACAGATCGCTAAGAAACAAGCGAGCAAACAGCGTCGTGATCAACGCTCGGGGCCGTATCTTGACACCTTGACCGCGGAGTTTCGAAAAGTGCTTCCCGATCGCTGATTCGCAATCGCCGAGTCTCCAAGCGGCACCGCCTTTGAGGTCGGAAAGTTCGAATTGCTTTTGATGTCGCCGCACAAACAACGCCCGACGATGTGGATTCGAATCGGTCCAAATCCAAAACGGCAACTCGTGCCAATCATCACGAAGCGTTAGATTGGGGACCGGATGGACCTGGCTACGAATGCGATGGACGAGCCGATGCTCCATCAACGACTGATTATAGGTCTGATAAACCTGCTCAAATCGAGAAAACAAATTTGCAGCCAAGACATCAAA
Coding sequences:
- a CDS encoding alpha/beta fold hydrolase, which produces MTVIAQMIADRLILRPSQHSISTTEKSRQMLPFGRGSIETWMQRVGTNRPKEVDVFVLKFSGTAGRAERATYHPLDYWTNLRAELWSVNPPGYGSSSGTASLKTLAESARCVYSEIKAVAQDRPIVIMGNSLGTVSALHLASQYDVAGLILRNPPPLRQLIMGRHGWWNLWLGATIISRKVPPQLCSIQNAQACRCPAVFLTSRQDETVPAVYQDKVIQAYGGPRRIVNLREADHATSLNLVEQREYSRNLEWIRHAAIPGPPCDLSVTRAAGYPAQFEDGRSSSVDRHKVTR